The following coding sequences lie in one Pseudomonadota bacterium genomic window:
- a CDS encoding chemotaxis protein CheD encodes MNIVVGVGDMKVSNDPDAVLVTYALGSCIGIGIYDPVAKVGGVLHYMLPDSEIDLVKAAKNPFMFGNTGIPLLFKETYKYGASKNRLKVLVLGGAQILDQNGLFNIGKRNHTVLRKMFWKNNIIVDFEEVGGTVNRTIKLEIKTGEAIMKISGTEVRRIPWI; translated from the coding sequence ATGAATATTGTTGTCGGCGTCGGTGATATGAAAGTAAGCAATGATCCTGATGCAGTGCTGGTTACATACGCTCTGGGTTCATGCATAGGGATCGGAATATATGACCCTGTTGCAAAAGTTGGAGGAGTGCTTCACTATATGTTGCCCGACTCCGAAATTGATCTGGTGAAAGCGGCTAAGAATCCTTTTATGTTCGGCAATACCGGCATACCCCTTCTTTTTAAAGAAACATATAAATATGGAGCCTCAAAAAACCGTCTTAAAGTTCTTGTATTAGGCGGAGCACAGATTCTTGATCAAAACGGGCTTTTTAATATAGGAAAACGTAACCATACTGTTCTTAGAAAGATGTTCTGGAAAAATAATATAATAGTAGATTTTGAAGAGGTGGGAGGCACTGTAAACAGAACTATTAAGCTTGAAATAAAAACCGGCGAAGCCATTATGAAGATATCCGGTACAGAGGTGAGAAGAATACCATGGATTTAG
- a CDS encoding HDOD domain-containing protein, with protein sequence MDLEKIIKEIGSLSPVSSTGTKIMEIISDPNSSLGEIVDIIQYDQSMTANLLRVCNSSFFALREKVASVRQAVAYLGMNNIANIIIMGNFSKNFQSSQEGYGLDEGELWKYSVSSALIAQDLAEKRNLKNIPRLFTSALLKDIGKVVLNNHVKDVFQQIELKVHEDGLSFLEAEKEILGIDHAELGAMVAKKWNFTPEMVYIIRNHHNPINILIEDSLSIPIIYLSDSICMMIGIGGGADGLAYRYYQEVIDRLNFTEVELQKTIAAFWEKTKAVEEMVTLSGGR encoded by the coding sequence ATGGATTTAGAAAAAATTATAAAAGAAATCGGCTCGCTAAGTCCTGTTTCCTCTACAGGAACTAAAATTATGGAAATAATTTCCGATCCTAACAGTTCTTTGGGGGAGATCGTAGATATTATCCAATACGATCAAAGTATGACCGCCAATCTGTTGAGGGTATGCAATTCATCTTTTTTTGCTTTGAGGGAAAAAGTTGCATCAGTGCGACAGGCAGTTGCCTATTTGGGAATGAATAATATAGCCAATATAATTATAATGGGAAATTTTTCAAAAAACTTCCAGTCATCCCAGGAGGGTTACGGTTTGGATGAAGGCGAATTGTGGAAGTATTCGGTTTCTTCTGCCCTGATAGCCCAAGATTTGGCGGAAAAACGGAATTTAAAAAACATTCCCCGCCTGTTTACATCTGCATTGTTGAAAGATATTGGAAAAGTAGTATTAAACAATCATGTTAAAGATGTATTTCAACAAATCGAATTAAAAGTGCATGAAGATGGTCTGTCTTTTTTGGAAGCGGAAAAAGAAATTCTTGGGATTGATCATGCTGAGTTAGGCGCTATGGTTGCTAAAAAATGGAATTTTACTCCGGAAATGGTGTATATTATCAGAAATCATCATAATCCAATAAATATTCTGATAGAAGATAGTCTTTCAATTCCGATTATTTATCTGTCCGACTCAATATGTATGATGATAGGAATCGGCGGAGGAGCTGACGGACTTGCTTACAGGTATTATCAGGAAGTTATTGACAGGCTAAACTTTACTGAAGTTGAGTTGCAAAAAACCATCGCCGCTTTCTGGGAAAAAACCAAAGCTGTTGAGGAGATGGTTACTTTGTCAGGAGGGCGTTGA
- a CDS encoding response regulator yields the protein MAFNVLIVDDSSSMRAVIKKVIKVSGFNVGNYFEAGDGIEALKGLETDWIDIVLSDINMPNMDGLSFLSEMKKNELFKSIPVVMITTEGSEEKIQESIRLGASGYIKKPFSPADIKNTLSGLLEEEVSDGRGIDESDEEGDF from the coding sequence ATGGCATTTAATGTTCTGATTGTTGACGATTCTTCGTCAATGCGGGCAGTTATAAAAAAGGTTATTAAAGTTTCCGGCTTTAATGTAGGCAATTATTTCGAGGCTGGAGACGGCATTGAAGCCTTAAAAGGACTTGAAACCGATTGGATAGATATTGTGTTAAGCGACATAAATATGCCGAATATGGACGGCCTGTCGTTTTTATCCGAAATGAAAAAAAATGAGCTATTCAAATCGATTCCGGTTGTAATGATTACAACTGAAGGAAGTGAAGAAAAAATCCAGGAATCGATTAGGTTGGGAGCAAGCGGCTATATTAAAAAACCGTTTTCTCCGGCGGATATAAAAAATACTCTTAGCGGATTATTGGAAGAGGAGGTCTCTGATGGCAGAGGAATTGATGAAAGCGATGAAGAAGGCGATTTCTGA
- a CDS encoding protein phosphatase CheZ: MTKHLEEKIHKIIDGKLSAEETTQIIGFISHLTGSSINEDEQFFQNIAYGMSGAIKDLALLIIDFRKDLRSKIDPGLTDMTTKYIPEASDQLEGIIDTTEKAANKIMDNLELLQEQTAQMEKIIKSLKSGKLKVPADEAKSTDVQIDTQTIEKLSPLFNYMESSIKNYDTLTTDIFVHMSFQDLTGQRIKKIMILVKQMEEKLKNMLVCFGIKLSTKERNPDISNEDLQKVVDDKVFELAGPQKEGNGLVQTDIDDILANI, translated from the coding sequence ATGACGAAACATCTGGAAGAAAAAATTCACAAGATTATTGACGGAAAGCTTTCGGCTGAAGAAACAACACAAATCATAGGGTTTATCTCTCATTTGACTGGAAGCAGTATAAATGAAGATGAGCAATTTTTTCAAAATATTGCATATGGAATGAGTGGTGCAATAAAAGATCTGGCTTTGCTTATTATTGATTTCAGGAAGGATTTAAGATCTAAAATTGACCCTGGATTGACTGATATGACGACAAAATATATTCCGGAGGCATCTGATCAGCTTGAAGGAATTATTGATACTACCGAAAAGGCTGCTAACAAGATTATGGATAATCTTGAGTTGCTTCAGGAGCAAACAGCACAAATGGAAAAAATTATCAAATCCTTAAAATCCGGCAAACTCAAAGTGCCGGCGGATGAAGCTAAATCAACTGATGTACAAATCGATACGCAAACTATCGAGAAGCTGAGTCCTCTTTTTAATTATATGGAATCAAGTATTAAGAACTATGATACATTGACAACAGATATCTTCGTTCATATGAGTTTTCAGGATTTGACCGGTCAGCGGATTAAAAAGATCATGATTCTTGTAAAACAGATGGAGGAAAAACTGAAAAACATGCTTGTTTGTTTTGGAATAAAGCTTTCTACAAAAGAGAGAAATCCGGATATTTCGAATGAAGACCTACAAAAAGTCGTAGACGACAAAGTTTTTGAACTGGCTGGCCCGC
- a CDS encoding chemotaxis response regulator protein-glutamate methylesterase, with translation MGKPIKVLIVDDSAVVRKVFSEELSKETDIEVVGTAPDPYVARDKIVKLNPDVVTLDIEMPRMDGLSFLKKLMRYYPLPVIIVSSLTPKGGKMALEALSLGALEVISKPSGAYSVGEMSIQLIDKIRAVAGIKVNPPKLDSNDNNIQPKKATKALTETTNKIVAIGASTGGTEALKVVLTSMPPNAPGILVVQHMPANFTTSFAERLNELSAITVKEASDGDSLVNGIALIAPGNFHMLLKKSGARYYVQVKQGPLVHHQRPAVDVLFYSVAEYAGSNAAGVILTGMGHDGAKGLLQMREAGARTIAQDENSCVIFGMPKEAIKLGAAEKVVPLKDIRKTVLNMIIGEK, from the coding sequence ATGGGAAAACCAATAAAAGTACTGATTGTAGATGATTCGGCTGTGGTTAGAAAAGTTTTTTCGGAAGAACTTTCGAAAGAAACTGATATAGAAGTTGTAGGTACAGCTCCTGATCCTTATGTGGCAAGGGATAAAATTGTAAAATTGAATCCGGATGTTGTTACATTAGATATTGAAATGCCCCGAATGGACGGACTTAGTTTCCTGAAAAAGCTGATGCGCTATTATCCGCTTCCGGTAATAATCGTAAGCTCGCTGACTCCAAAAGGCGGGAAGATGGCTTTGGAGGCTTTATCTCTCGGAGCTTTAGAAGTAATTTCAAAACCCTCCGGTGCTTATTCTGTGGGAGAAATGAGCATTCAGCTGATTGACAAAATCAGGGCTGTGGCCGGAATCAAGGTAAATCCGCCCAAGCTTGACAGTAACGATAATAATATACAACCTAAAAAAGCAACTAAAGCTCTCACCGAAACAACCAACAAGATTGTTGCTATCGGTGCGTCAACAGGCGGAACGGAAGCATTAAAGGTTGTTTTGACGTCAATGCCTCCTAATGCACCTGGGATTCTTGTTGTACAACATATGCCGGCAAACTTTACCACTTCTTTTGCCGAAAGGCTAAACGAACTTAGCGCTATCACCGTAAAGGAAGCCTCTGACGGTGATTCATTGGTTAACGGGATCGCACTGATTGCACCCGGGAATTTTCATATGCTGCTTAAAAAAAGCGGTGCAAGATATTATGTTCAGGTTAAACAAGGCCCGCTGGTTCATCATCAGAGACCGGCCGTAGATGTTTTGTTTTATTCGGTAGCAGAATATGCGGGAAGCAATGCAGCCGGAGTAATTCTGACAGGTATGGGTCATGATGGCGCAAAAGGATTACTACAGATGCGTGAAGCCGGAGCACGAACCATTGCGCAGGACGAAAACAGCTGTGTTATTTTCGGGATGCCCAAGGAAGCTATCAAATTAGGTGCCGCAGAAAAAGTGGTTCCCTTAAAAGATATTAGAAAAACAGTGTTGAATATGATTATCGGAGAAAAATAG
- a CDS encoding chemotaxis protein CheX — protein MAEELMKAMKKAISEVMDKMFFMPVQVNEKSGALSDWFTCEEPIVGATLDFTGPKMGFSYFLIPAGFAKEISANFLGSSEDSISDKQEQDTLKEALNMIVGFMFSQLENGFKIGIPQYIKESDFIARHFEGDYNVSFSIETNNNFIAAGLIINSP, from the coding sequence ATGGCAGAGGAATTGATGAAAGCGATGAAGAAGGCGATTTCTGAAGTAATGGATAAAATGTTTTTTATGCCTGTCCAGGTCAATGAGAAATCGGGAGCTTTAAGCGATTGGTTTACATGCGAAGAGCCTATAGTTGGCGCTACTCTGGATTTTACCGGCCCCAAGATGGGGTTTTCATATTTTCTTATACCGGCAGGGTTCGCCAAAGAAATATCAGCGAATTTTTTAGGATCTTCAGAAGATAGTATAAGCGATAAACAAGAACAGGATACATTAAAAGAGGCTTTAAACATGATAGTCGGTTTTATGTTCTCACAACTTGAAAATGGCTTCAAGATTGGTATTCCGCAATATATAAAGGAAAGCGACTTTATAGCCAGACATTTTGAAGGCGATTATAACGTCTCTTTTTCTATTGAAACTAACAATAATTTTATTGCAGCCGGCCTTATAATAAATTCGCCCTGA